CGTCTAAATACGGCTCTATTTAACATTAGTGGTTCTGCTCTTTGGCTAAGGAGCAAGTGGACACGGCCCCTGAGCTCAGTGCCTTCTCGTGACCTGATGTATCCTTGGCAAAGCGGGCTGCTGTTAGCGCTCACACCAGCATCTCATGATTAAAATCAAGCCAGGCTAGCTGATGACAATATGATTTGATTGGTCTGCTTCCCAGCAGCCCTTGCACAGCTTCAGCAAATGTTTGCCTGTTGGAGAGGCAACGCCATGCCTATTATGGGCAGCAGTAATGTGAGTGAGATCTATATCTGCGGGTAGATTGTCTGTCTGGCTCCAGTCATCCATACAGTCTGCTGGACAGTCCAGGAGAAATCCTCGGTATCGACCCCAACACACCCCCTTTCTCTTGGGAACAAGTGAAGGTCACTCTGGGGCAATCAAGGAGagcggagagaaagaaatggaaaacaagGGGCTTGCTGAGGCCAGGACGGACTTCAAAACATTGTAATCTCGTGAATTCTCAATAAATCATACCTTGTTTTCTTCTACATCACACAGAGGTTCTGTTGTGTATTTAGCTGATTATCATGCCTGATGACAAGCCTCAAGACATTAACTATTTCAAAAAGTCATGAACTTcttataaattataaaactaATTAAGGGACTAATTTAACTAAGTTACCAAGTTCATTTTAGAGACAATAGGGGCTCATTGTTGTATTTTCCAACTCTGGCAGTGACTCCATGTTTACATTCATACTCTCACTGTAAACACAGTTGTGGCGCGAGGACAGAATGTGGGCCGGCACAAAAAGGAAGGCGAGCACAGACGGCCGAGTATGAGAGCTTGTAACTGAGAGATAAAAGTGATGGATAAAACAGATGTGGTTCCACTTTAGCTGCTCCTCTCGACAGAGTCGTCTTTGAAGCGACTGACTGAAGGAGATTCCTGCAGATTATCCTGATTCGTGGTGGCTATGAAACGCTgcatgtgtctgctgctgcgGTGACGGGATACCCTCTGAAAACAGATCTGTTCAGATGTTCAAAAGTTGGTGTGCAGACCTCACAAAGTGGAAGATAATATGTCCTGGATAATATGTtactcaatttttttttttttttacttaagttGCGTCAAGACAAGTAGTTACTATGTTAAGTGCATTTTATAGTTGAAACGTATTTTTATAAGCAATTGCACATTGTTTGTCGCTCAAATTCTATATGAACAAAAGTGACACCAACAATTCATTTGTGATGCATAAATAACCAAACATTGCCTCTCTGAAATTGCTTTAAGTTGGTTTAAACAATGTTAAGATATCAGATATGTGGAACATTATGGCAAGCAAATGGTGACTTTTTATAAATCAGATGATCCAACAAAAGatgatagaaaataataatttgctgCCACTGTACCAATTATAATACTCACAAATATAATACTCACAAATTTTTcttataaaatgtcacattattgtttcatttcagtttaaaGACTCAGTTTGAGATGGATGAGGTTTTAAACTCGTCTTTATTTGCAGAGATtaaaaacagaatttttttttattttttttaaatgtgaggtagatcaattatgtgttacacctcctcactgtgcacaACTTATGAGCAAGATATCAACATATATTGAACTTATGTTTTATTGCTATTGATAACATTTGTATTGCTCTACTTGGTTGGTATTTATCCATCCACTTTCAGAGATTGTGGTTTGAACCAGACTCTTCTGCCATCAGGGCCCTCAGCTGTGGAACAACCTACCTGAGGAGATAAGGCTCGCAGAGTCAgtgatttcttttaaatcaactATTTACAACCcatttttatagacttgctttcaagtgatgttgtgtttttatcgtCTTCACCTTTTCATTCTACTATTTTTTATTGGCACATTGCTGCTTTTAGTTTTCATGCGACAGAGCtcaacatttattcatttaatttgagcaCCACCTAAACGTGGAAGTCTGGCCTCCTCGTCACATTGCATCCTGCTGATTGTTATTTCTCttacatttacttttcttgctttgctgtcaaatcacattgtaaactctgttttttaaagaagtgctttataaatcaagtttattattagtagttttactattattattaaaaaccaCCTTGAATCCCAAATCAAGTGAACATGTCAAACGGTGCAAGCTCTGCAGACTGGATGAAGTGATATATGTTCTGTAGATCAGTGAtgctagatagatagaaagagagagagagaaagtgttttctgaaagataaaaaaaaagacaaatcccAGCAGCTGGACTCTGCTGCTCCTCAACAACAGATGTTCTCCCCCACCAGCAACACATTCAACTACAGTTTCTAACCCAACAACACATATTGTTTTAAATATCCCCCAGATGTAAGAAACCAGATTTATATTCAAACACTTGAGAGGTGGTGAagttctcctgctccctctgtgtgtgtgtgtgtgtagctaacTCGCTAACGCTAAGCTAAGTTCAGGTCACATCAGCATCCCAGGAGCTAGCGGCACCATTAGCCGCCGCTAACAGCCGCTAACCAGCTCCTTTCCCCCGGACAACGTGTGCAAACGCAGTCCTACCTTCCGTGGCCGTGTCCTCCGGTAGTGTTTTGGCTGCAGCTTCGGAGGCGAGGTATCCCAAAAGGCAGAGAACAACCGCGGCTCCGGCGCCGCTCCGGTCCACAGCCCGCATcgctgcagatgtgtgtgtgaacgcaggttaaatgaaaaaaaaacaaaaaaacaaagtagaaacCAAATCTTCGGCTTTTTTCCAAACTCACTGTCCGGACACATGAGCGCACACACGGTTTATTCCATGAAGGAGGTCCCGCTCCATGTCCGGCAGCCGCAGCGTTCCTGGGTGTTTCACGCCGGGGAAGAGCGCAGTGTGCTCGGTGCTGTCGTGCATCACCAGCCCTTTGGCCGCTCGGTGGATTTTTTCATCGACTGTCCAGAGTCATGGAGGAGGACGGCCCCGCTCCTCTGAGCCTCAGGCCCCAGAAACAGCACCGACAGGCGGCTTCCTCCACACGCAGCACCGCTGACATAGGCGGACCCCCAGCGCCACCTGCCGGCCAGAGGAaagtttctttcagttttttgatTAACAGACTAGGAAGAAACCCATAAACttgattaatattttatatataataataatcatcacatAATAACggcatcagtaagtaataataagtaaaatGCAATGTTAAAAAGTGAGTAGAACATGAGTGAATTtccatttttgggtgaactatccctttaacaaaGAGCCTGCTGGTTAGACAAACCTGTCTGTGAAGGGTTAGTCTCTTGGTAGACCTGCCTCCCTTTGGAGAGTGTCCTCTCTGTGGGGCCATCAGCTTTCAACACATTACTTCCTGTGGTTGATTTGTTTATCACGTGATCCGCTACATGTGATTGTGATGGAAGGCGTTTACAGGAAAAACAGGAATAAAGATTTTGCTTCAACAATGGTGTTCTCCTTCTCAGACATGAGGCGCTCCGCTCTTCTGATCCTGACACTCAACATCTTCTGCACCTGTTCTCAAAGTAAGAATGAATGTACTGCTCTGTTCTCACAAGATTCATTGTAGAGTTGTGGAAACATTAATTTCTAAGGGTTTATTTTAAGCTtttgttataaataaaaatagcttTGAAGAAGAAGCCACCTTAGACAGAGTCTACACCATAGCTTTTTCTAGTAATAACTTTATACCAATACTTTTCTtcattctcactttctttttcagttGCCCATGAAGCTATCACTATTGTGGGCTGCTTTGAAAATGGTACCAGTGAGGTGCAGGAAGAAGTTGATGGTGAAGAGCTTGTATACGTAGATTTTGACAGACAGGAGTTTGTGTACACCGTGCCCACATCTATCTTGTTGGACCCAAGAGCAATATTTGGTGACATAACTGTATTTAAAGGTGTCAAGAAAGCAGAGCAAATGTGTCATATAGTTCTTAAATACTgcaaaggagaggagaaagatcCACCAGAAAACAAAGGTAAGGAATAGACTGCGTGAAAAAAGGTAGATTAACATTGATCTTTTTAATGACGGGATCCAGAAAAAtgctgattttatttgttttgaaccCACTAAAGATCCCCCTGAGACTCTGATCTACTCTGCAGAGGAAGCTCAGTTGGGGGTTGAAAACAGCCTCATCTGCTTCGTGAATAATTTTTTCCCACCTTACATCGAAGTCAGCTGGACTAAAAATGGTCGTCCGGTGTCGGAGGGGGTGTCACTCAGTCGATATTATCCCAATAAGGATCAGACCTTCTACCAGTTCTCCACCTTGACGTTCACACCGAGCGAGGGGGACATTTACAGTTGCACCGTGGAGCACTTGACCCTGGAGAGGCCTAAAACAAGAATATGGGGTGACTGTGCAATCTTGTATAAAAGTGATGAAAATATTTGCTTGAAATCACTTCCTTGTGTCTGAAATGAtccatattttctttctttcttttacagaaGTTGATTTTACTCATCAAAGTCATGGACCAGATGTTTTCTGTGGAGTTGGTCTGAGTCTTGGCTTATTGGGGGTAGCAGCTggtacatttctgtttgtcaaAGGACACCATGGAAACTAATTTCTCATTCTTAAAGATACATTTATCTCACTGTATATCTCTACGCCAGTATATTTCAGAGGGTAATATTAAGAGTTTTACACCAGTACATTTATCTGATAACTTAAACTTATTTTACATCTTAAACTCTACATGCAAATATGTGATGAACTCATAAAACATTATTCATTGTTAGTGATGAAATTCCCCAACAGTATATACAGTTGTTTAATTTAACTTCTCCTAGACTAGCTACAAAATATTGAGTCAGTTTATACAGATCCAAGGGCAGAAATATACCGTAGATCACCAGAAACtgaattttaataatttatgCTCAAAGTAGAACTGCTCAACTCAAAACTACATAAAAAACCTGAATTTCAATCCCatcatttgaatttatattGTTTAAGATTATTTATTGCATcaaaagtgagtgagtgtgtatttgcattatttgaaaatgtatgcGTTTATTCCAATAAACTTTACGTAACAATGtgagatttaattaatttgtctgggtttttt
This region of Paralichthys olivaceus isolate ysfri-2021 chromosome 13, ASM2471397v2, whole genome shotgun sequence genomic DNA includes:
- the LOC109633417 gene encoding H-2 class II histocompatibility antigen, A-U alpha chain-like; amino-acid sequence: MEGVYRKNRNKDFASTMVFSFSDMRRSALLILTLNIFCTCSQIAHEAITIVGCFENGTSEVQEEVDGEELVYVDFDRQEFVYTVPTSILLDPRAIFGDITVFKGVKKAEQMCHIVLKYCKGEEKDPPENKDPPETLIYSAEEAQLGVENSLICFVNNFFPPYIEVSWTKNGRPVSEGVSLSRYYPNKDQTFYQFSTLTFTPSEGDIYSCTVEHLTLERPKTRIWEVDFTHQSHGPDVFCGVGLSLGLLGVAAGTFLFVKGHHGN